The region CTGCGGGGCCGGCGTCGTCCTGGTCGGCGTCGACCACCAGAGCCACGATCCGCTCCACGCTCTCCACGGGAAGCCGGGAGGAGATCAGGACGGTCAGCGACTCCTCGGCCGCCCGCAGAGCGGCTCCTACGATGCGGTCGCACCGGCCCGACGTGGGCGGCTCGATGCTCTCCGCGCGGCAGCGGGCCAGCAGTTCCACCCGGACCTGCTCGGACCTACGCTCCTTGTGCGCGACGTGCTCGGCCAGATACGCCGTCAGCTTCTCCGCGTCAGCGACGCTGCACTCACGGACGCCGAGGTGCTCCCAGATCTGCGCACGGTGGTACTCGACCGTGCGGCCCGTCCAGTCGCAGAAACCCAGCTCCGAGGCGGGCACCTGCACCTGCCGGGCGACAAACTCCACCGCAACCGGCCGTACTGCGTATAAAACTTCAGCAAGACGGCGAAGCCCAGTCGCGTCGCACCACGCTTGCCGGACACGAGCGCCTGCTCGCCCTTCAACAGCGTCCAGTGCTCGACGAGTTCATCCAGGTCCAACGGAGTACGGGCCACGACCGCCGATCGTCCCCGCAGAGCTTCACCCACCGCAGCCGAACAGCCCCGGACTCACCCACACGAGTGACGCCCTTGCAAGATCACCGCCGTTTGCGGCTGGTGACAGCATTCTTACCGGCACCCCTACTACCTGGGCCCGCGCGGCAAGGGGTTCGAAAAGACCTACAGCCTCCTCGAGCAGGCCTTGGCCAAGACCGGCAAGGTCGGCATCGCCACCTTCGTCATGCGCCAGCACGAGTACTTGGTCGCGCTCAAAGCCGAAGACGCCCTGCTCATCCTCCACACGCTGCACTAGGCAGATGGTCCGGAACCCGAAGGACGAGATCGACAGCCTCCCGGGGAAGTCGAAGGGGACGGCCAAGGTGCAGAGGGCCGAGAGCTCATCAAGGCCATGGCGATGACCTGGGATCCGGGTCAGTTCCACTACACGTTCCAGAGAAGGCCGCCGCTTTGATCAAGGCCAAGCAGAAGGGCGACACGGTGGAGAAGGTCGATCCGGCCGCCACGCCCACCGGCGCCGTCGACCTTATGAGGATCCGCTTCGCGGCGTCCTGGGGGTCCCGCGCGATCTTGGATGCGACCCCGGTTCGTCCGAACCTGGTCGTGGAGATCAGCGCCGACCGGTCCATCGATGGCGGTGGGGTGTTCCGGCACCACACAGGTTCAAGCGGCTGCGCCTGGACGTGGAGCTCGAGGACGTCCCGGCATTCGGCCAAGGACCCACCGCCGCAGCTGGCTGAACCCACCCGGGGTACATCTACTGAACGAACCTGCCTCCGCGCGTCCTCGGCCTGCACTATCCGGGGCTGGGGTCAGCAATCGGCTCCGCGTCGATAGATACCTGCTCGTTTCGGTCACTTTCGCGCGTGAGGAAAGTTGAGGCTCTTCACGAGTCGTCGGCTGCTGTGAATGCGGTCGCGCCGCGTCTTGTGTGGCCGATATAGGGCAGACATGGCGTGAAGTCGGCATTCCCTTTGAGGTGAATCTGAGATTCCTGTGTGCGGCACAGTTCCGAGTATCCGATTGCTCGATACACGGAAACCTGAAATGAATTCCCTAGTCATCGAGCACCTCCCGTCATGGGTGACGATCCCGGCGGGCGGGTTCAAAGTTGAGGAAATCCAGGAGTGTCATGCAGCTTACCAATTTCCGGCCGCAGCGGCGTGAAATCGCCAAGGTTATGTCCGCAGCAGGTGTGGCGGTCGCGCTGACCGCGAGCATGGGTGCCAGCGTGTCCCACGCGGCCGAGGGTTCTACGTTAGGCGTCCCCACCGGTTCGATTTCCGCGGACGGCAAGTTCTTCGCCCCTGGCCCTAACACCGTGGTCAAGCGGACGGAAGCGCCGGCCGGAAACAGCCCGCTGTCGGCCGAGAGCGCGTCTCCGGTGGCCCCTGCGCCGGCGGGAACTGCGGCCTACTACAACATCAAGAACGCCCACTGGATCGCCCAGTCATGTGGAACCAACATGATCCAGCAGACGAGTGGACAGGGTAAGACCACGCTCGTCCTGTCGGTCGAGAAGAGCGTTGCGGCCACCGTTACGAAGGAGGTAAACGTCGACCTGAAGTACGTCTCGGCGGGTATGGGCTGGAGCGTCACCAGCACCTACGGCGTCAAGAACGAGTCGCGCTTTGAGGTACCCGATGGCAAGTGGGGCACCGTTCAGGCCTTCCCTCTCTTTGACGTGTACGAGGGTGAGGCCTGGGCAGGCGTTGGCGGCGACCTGCCCACGGGCAAGAGGGTCTGGGCCTACAAGCCCGTAGGGGTCTGCTTCAATCAGTGGGCCCAGTAACGATACGCTGAGAATACGACATGAACGAGGTGCGGCCCCATGGCTAAAAACAAACAACCACTGGTCATCGGGGCCGCTCTCATCTTCTTACTCGTAGGGTGTGAAAGCGGTGGCGGACCGGATATGGGAACATCCTCGGACGGTACCCAGCCCGCTGCGCTGAACGAGCTCGACTCGATCTCTGTGGCTGGTGATCCGCTGGCGGATATAGCGGGTCCCGTTAAGATCATTTCTGAGCTTCAATACGGGCAAAGTCGCCTCATCGCCTACGTAAACGGTGACTCCTGTGGAATTCTCGCTACTTCCAAAGGTGACGTCAATGTGAATCGAATTCATTTGGTGTCGAAGTGGCCTGCCCGCGGCGAGGGAACCAATAACTACCCCGCGGGCCCTTACAACAGCGCCTCCGGCGCCGGAGATCCGCAAAGCTGGGCATCCCTCCTGTGCAGCAAGAACGCCATGGTATTCGAATACGCCTCCGGTGAAGGTGGAGCACCAGAACAGGCTCGTGGGCCGGTCACCGCCACACAGGTCGCCGACAGGCCGGCGACCACGCGAATCGTAGTGGGGGACGCCGAGGTGCGAAAGCAGATCGAGAATCATGTGAAAGGGTCGGCCTCCGCCCAGTAGCGGGCAATGAGCCCTCCCATGCACCTTGAGGGCGTCGAGGCGCAAAGCCACATGAACGAACGCTGCCGCCATCCTGACCTAACGAGTTCGTGCATAGTTGGTGCGGCGGTGGGGCTTGATCCCTGATCATGTTCGCGTGGTGGGGAACGGGTCTCGTGCAGCAATCATCAGCGATCGAAGATCACAGGACTTTCGGCCGATGTGATCGCCGAACTCGTTGCCGAGGTAGGTCCGTCATGGCACGAACTACACCAGGCGAGACTGGAGTCCAGGTCACGGCAACGGGCCGTTGGCGCTGGTGCAAAGCACCCGCTGGTCTTCATCGACCGGCTTCTGGCCACGCTCGTTCACCTTCGCCACGGTGCCACTCACGACGTGCTGGCCTGCTGTTTGGCGTTGACCGCTCCACGATCACCCGGGCGAGCGGCGAGGTGTGGTCCCTGCTGGCAACCGTGGCTGCACCATCGCGCCCGGCATCCGGCTCCGCACCCGCGCCGAGGTCATCGGCCACCTCGGCGCCAGCGGACAGACCGGGATCATCAACCGCACCGAGATCCGGGTCCGCAGACCTGCCGTCGGCCGCACGGACCGGGGAAAGTTCATCTCCGGCCCGATATGGAGGGCGGTGTGCCGGGATCCCTCCTTGCAGGCCCCGTCACCGATCCAGTCCGTCGCCATGCCCACGAGCCGCCAGCCGCAGCAGTCCCAGGTAAAGGAGAACTTGCTCACCTCGTTCAAGGACGTGTCGCAGACGACACCGTGCACTTCGAATTCGGTGAGCTGGAGTTCGAGCTCTGGCTCAGGCCCGCGCCCGACGGAGGGTCCCTGGCCCGCCGCGGTGACCGAGGCAATGCCCGCGCCTATGGGTACGGCACGGACGACCATGCCGGAACCGTCGCGAGCGCCGTCATGGGAGACCTGAAGACCGGCGATCTGCCCGGCACGTCATCCGTCAACGCGAACAACCTATAGGCACTCAACGGCGCCGGCCCCCACCAAACGCACTTGTCCCCGCGTCTGCCACGACGGCATGTTTTCTGCCCACCAGCGGGCCGCCACGAGAGCTTCCGGTGGCGGAAGGCGTTACCTGACTGCGGTCGGTGTGGTGACCGTCCGCGCGATCCGGGGCCCGACGAGGCGCTCCGCCAGATCCAGCGGGTACCAGGCGGCCCCGGTCACCTCGGACTCCTGGATACGCCCGACCTCGGCGTCGGCCGTCGCGAAGACATAGCCGAAATCCAGGTGGTAGTGGTCCGGCTCGACCTTCGCGGGCCTGGCCGGCACCTGACCGAACTCGACATAGGCGGGGTGCGCCGAGACGGGGACGACCTGTCCGGGGTCGAGGCCGGTCTCCTCGGACAGCTGCCGCAACGCCGCGCCGACCAGCGTCTTATCGGTCGGCTCAAGATGGCCACCTGGCTGCAAAGTGACCCCGTACGCGAGGTGCTCGATCAGGAGGACCTCGGCGCCGTCCCGGACCAGCAGCGCGCCGGCGGTGACGTGCATCGGGAAGGTCCGCCGCGAGGCGAACCCCCGGCCTTCGGCCAACCGCCGCAGCGGCTCGGCCAGCTGTCGGGCATCCTGCGGGTAGCGCTCAAGGTAGGCGGTGAGCACTCCCGCGATGTCGGAATCATTGATCCCCACAGGTCCTCGCCCTCCACACGGCCCAAGGAAGGGTTCCGTCGAGACCGGCCGCTCGAAGGCGGCCACCAAGCATGTGCACAGTCGACTCCACAGGGGTCGTGGCGTGACGGAAGCCCCGCACTCTACAAGTCCGCCTGGCCCCATACGCACCAACGCGCCCGCTGGCGTACGGCGCTGGGAACCTCGGCGATTCGGCCAACCACCCTTGGTGGCAGTCCCGTTGCAGGAACTGGATCGGTGCAGTGCCCACAGTCCCTCGAACCCTTTATCCCGGGACTTCAGGACCGACCGAAAAACGTGTGTTCGATATCCCGGCTGCGTCGTTGAGCCTCGCGGACCAACCGTGACCGACCGCAGGAGGATCGACTTGACCTCGGGCAGCACAGCCACAGGCGAGCACCGACGAAGCGGAGCGGACTCCACCGGGCACCGGGGGCGCAGCGCAGGAGGAGGAGTTCCAATACCGGGACGAGTCCCGACTCCAAGCCGGCGCACAGATGACGACGACCACGATGGCGCGGCGCCTGCCCGTGCTGGTGCCCCGGTCGCCGCGGATGGCGTGGCGGGTGGACCGGGGCGCGACAGCCGGGCTGCTCGCGTGCCAGATCAG is a window of Streptomyces subrutilus DNA encoding:
- a CDS encoding DUF4158 domain-containing protein, translated to MDAVEGRAGARVRQAWCDATGLRRLAEVLYAVRPVAVEFVARQVQVPASELGFCDWTGRTVEYHRAQIWEHLGVRECSVADAEKLTAYLAEHVAHKERRSEQVRVELLARCRAESIEPPTSGRCDRIVGAALRAAEESLTVLISSRLPVESVERIVALVVDADQDDAGPAGGGTEGEDAPPVLAKVKEAPGNVSLETMLTEIDKLLAVRAIGLPRDLFIDVAPKVVAGWRARAAVESPSRLRTHPVPLRVTLLAPCCTSGNA
- a CDS encoding Ku protein, with the protein product MGPRGKGFEKTYSLLEQALAKTGKVGIATFVMRQHEYLVALKAEDALLILHTLH
- a CDS encoding NUDIX hydrolase gives rise to the protein MGINDSDIAGVLTAYLERYPQDARQLAEPLRRLAEGRGFASRRTFPMHVTAGALLVRDGAEVLLIEHLAYGVTLQPGGHLEPTDKTLVGAALRQLSEETGLDPGQVVPVSAHPAYVEFGQVPARPAKVEPDHYHLDFGYVFATADAEVGRIQESEVTGAAWYPLDLAERLVGPRIARTVTTPTAVR